One window of Scheffersomyces stipitis CBS 6054 chromosome 1, whole genome shotgun sequence genomic DNA carries:
- the NMA1 gene encoding NAD(+) salvage pathway (Nicotinamide-nucleotide adenylyltransferase 1 (NAD(+) pyrophosphorylase 1) (NAD(+) diphosphorylase 1) (NMN adenylyltransferase 1)) codes for MDPTHDPNFTPPSLNRNIEPPAPSSEIPLNMPIQPFVLADLGGAVDAPPPHPPKNRTKHAVVDEFGNYHSKIPRIQTDLVNSSSDEDVTDSQSTSKNDIDQTVPIFPPTVSVKSSQIADLEEVPHGIQRSATTLDQYQFPTHRLATTLSDDSKYPLVIVACGSFSPITYLHLRMFEMALDAITEQTRFEVIGGFYSPVSSNYKKQGLAPAHHRVRMCELACERTSSWLMVDAWESLQPRYTRTALVLDHFNEEINIKRGGIKNRNGESRGVKIMLLAGGDLIESMGEPDVWADQDLHHILGKYGCLIVERTGSDVRSFLLSHDIMYEHRRNVLVIKQLIYNDISSTKIRLFIRRGMSVQYLLPNSVIRYIQQHKLYYDSEPVKEVMSENAD; via the exons ATGGACCCAACACACGATCCCAACTTCACACCGCCCTCGTTGAACAGAAACATCGAGCCCCCGGCTCCGTCTTCTGAGATTCCCCTTAACATGCCTATCCAGCCGTTTGTATTAGCTGATTTAGGCGGAGCTGTAGATGCTCCTCCACCACACCCACCCAAAAACAGAACCAAGCACGCTGTAGTTGACGAGTTTGGCAATTACCACTCAAAGATCCCGCGGATCCAGACGGATTTGGtgaactcttcttctgacgAAGATGTCACTGACTCGCAATCGACATCGAAAAACGACATAGAT CAAACTGTTCCCATTTTTCCACCAACTGTGCTGGTGAAATCAAGCCAAATCGCAGACTTAGAAGAGGTTCCCCACGGCATCCAGAGACTGGCTACTACTTTGGACCAGTACCAGTTTCCCACGCATAGACTTGCCACAACGTTGCTGGACGACTCCAAGTACCCGTTGGTAATAGTTGCCTGTGGCTCGTTTTCTCCCATCACCTACTTGCACTTGCGTATGTTTGAGATGGCTCTAGATGCGATTACTGAACAGACCCGTTTTGAAGTCATAGGCGGCTTTTATTCGCCGGTATCTTCTAATTACAAGAAACAAGGTTTGGCTCCTGCCCACCACCGTGTGAGAATGTGCGAGTTGGCTTGTGAAAGAACCTCGTCGTGGCTCATGGTGGATGCGTGGGAATCGCTACAGCCACGCTACACCAGAACAGCTTTGGTGTTGGACCacttcaacgaagaaataAATATCAAAAGAGGCGGAATCAAGAATCGAAACGGAGAAAGCAGAGGTGTCAAAATAATGCTCTTAGCCGGTGGTGATTTGATCGAATCGATGGGCGAACCAGATGTATGGGCAGACCAGGATTTACATCATATCTTGGGCAAGTACGGCTGTCTAATTGTCGAAAGAACCGGTTCTGATGTCAGAAGCTTCCTTTTGAGCCACGACATCATGTACGAACACAGACGAAATGTATTGGTAATCAAACAGTTGATCTACAACGACATTTCCTCAACTAAAATCAGACTCTTTATCAGAAGGGGCATGTCCGTACAGTACCTTTTGCCGAACTCAGTCATCCGCTACATACAGCAGCACAAGTTGTACTACGACTCCGAACCAGTCAAGGAAGTCATGTCTGAAAACGCTGACTAA
- a CDS encoding predicted protein, with product MSANDILDVLNIQRDESKQPAKKKQKTAVEIQRQSGMARELYNLIGPNTPPVNLPFVGANSSKASMKMKVSPWTKRAFKPNKLNKDSDEVTLHHWVKGSKELLEQEEADKPYFFEKFNVKIDFPELVNEETYDKYMVEIKEREKRLREEKKRREKEKKEQEAIEKSKREQEAKEKEKKEKEAKEAKESKEKESVSASGESQEIEESAIKLESETSNKESESKESKTDDNISKDKEGDSSKESNQVATEAKEREANEEEPEEEPEDWTYEETQYLFELTRDFELKWPLIYDRYNYPTKRDVEDLKEQFYRICIKTLEDQPNSNPSLIESLSAYSKPRELERKQYLENLLKRTPAEIAEEESLVIEARRFELAAKKMLIERSHLLTLLDSPQTTQSVQQYQSSQGLTNLYNNLMIIDKNQKKRQLQQQQKAIASGNQDPVPPPIPIAASSSFKKDRSFQTHLQQYLAGLLKQSQNVNPAIKQESNAIQQLLAKRLTQKEEEAYGLHFHGSEKLNPGVILRSTQKLPGLQQKQSVLKSVNSVLQELDIPTAGGTSWKPVMPTRKTMTKYDELIRSVVALLDLKKGKDKLEAEIRLIKSQRGLQ from the coding sequence ATGTCTGCCAACGATATATTGGACGTGTTAAACATTCAGCGAGATGAGCTGAAGCAACCTGCAaaaaagaaacagaaaacaGCTGTTGAAATCCAGAGACAGTCTGGTATGGCCAGAGAGCTCTACAACTTGATTGGTCCCAATACTCCTCCTGTAAACTTACCGTTTGTTGGAGCCAACAGCAGCAAGGCtctgatgaaaatgaaagttTCCCCGTGGACGAAAAGGGCCTTTAAGCCGAATAAACTCAACAAAGACTCGGATGAAGTCACCCTACATCATTGGGTCAAGGGATCGAAGGAGCTTttggaacaggaagaagcagacaaACCATACTTCTTTGAGAAGTTCAATGTGAAAATCGACTTTCCTGAATTGGTTAATGAAGAAACTTACGACAAGTATATGGTAGAAATTaaggaaagagaaaagaggttgagagaagagaaaaagagaagagaaaaggaaaagaaggaacaagaagcaattgagaAATCTAAGCGAGAACAAGAGGCgaaggaaaaagaaaagaaagagaaagaagccaaagaagctAAGGAACTGAAGGAAAAAGAATCTGTTTCTGCCTCTGGAGAACTgcaagaaatagaagagtCCGCTATAAAGTTGGAATCTGAAACTTCTAATAAGGAACTGGAATCCAAGGAGAGCAAGACTGATGATAATATATCCAAAGATAAAGAGGGAGATTCGAGTAAAGAATCCAATCAGGTAGCGACGGAAGCAAAGGAAAGAGAAgcaaacgaagaagaacctgaagaagaacctgAAGATTGGACCTACGAAGAAACTCAATACTTGTTTGAACTAACGAGAGACTTTGAGTTGAAGTGGCCCTTAATTTATGACAGATACAACTATCCCACAAAACGTGATgtggaagacttgaaggaacaGTTTTACAGGATTTGTATTAAGACGTTGGAAGATCAGCCAAATTCCAATCCTTCTCTTATAGAATCATTGAGCGCATATTCCAAGCCGAGAGAACTCGAGAGAAAGCAATATTTAGAAAACTTACTTAAGAGAACTCCAGCAGAAATAGCCGAAGAGGAATCACTTGTTATAGAGGCTCGTCGTTTCGAATTGGCTGcaaagaagatgttgataGAAAGATCTCATTTGTTGACATTGTTGGATTCACCTCAAACTACGCAGTCAgtacaacaatatcaatcTTCACAAGGTCTCACTAACTTGTACAATAACTTAATGATAATAGAcaaaaatcaaaagaagCGGCAAttacaacaacagcagaagGCAATCGCTTCGGGAAACCAGGACCCCGTGCCTCCTCCTATTCCAATTGCTGCATCGTCGTCTTTCAAGAAAGACAGATCTTTCCAAACCCACTTACAGCAATATTTGGCAGGTCTACTCAAGCAAAGCCAGAATGTCAATCCAGCTATCAAACAAGAGTCCAATGCCATACAGCAATTGTTGGCAAAGAGACTTACacagaaggaagaagaagcttaCGGTTTACATTTCCATGGTTCCGAAAAACTCAATCCTGGTGTAATCTTGAGATCTACGCAAAAGTTGCCCGGGTTGCAACAGAAGCAATCTGTACTTAAATCAGTAAACTCTGTTCTTCAGGAATTAGATATTCCAACGGCAGGTGGAACTAGCTGGAAGCCTGTAATgccaacaagaaagacTATGACCAAGTATGATGAACTCATAAGATCTGTTGTTGCTCTCTTGGATCTTAAGAAGGGTAAGGATAAACTTGAAGCCGAAATTAGATTGATCAAGAGTCAAAGAGGTTTACAATGA
- a CDS encoding predicted protein → MSAGGVGGSMLGKRSTNVTDFEMWIRMATDNKINAKNSWDFALIDYFHDLSLLREGRSINFQKASATLDGCVKIYSSRVDSAASETSRLLTGLASSKTSDEVEGQVRTDEQNGTEDEISVKRRRRTDRVETTLVGSFEDIRSSVIEKELSVDPIFKRALSNFDEGGSKSLLLHILNIDKVGRVAFDTTSDPKLVEKGMNHSEETVDKTDLADDSLDRLERFLFQDGFEDTMISHNISRLQEAVEDVFTQENLLGSILPKEFKEDNDINNYDFQDDLDEGEEDEVSEEYGLQNAITGVMSEVDVNNTIQRIFDDTELPFQEDDKDMVGESVDIPDYELLAYFDKNLKPSLSNKNHWKISNLKRNVRESVKKGPKLNVPKPEQKLIDFGGEEIDEDDLFADPAAPPVLPKSHRESRHVLTEDFQFTAKRLISLFTKPMLLKTFNKKRMVYSKKTTASELSVPADENYWSNRYQEREEMERSRLMDDVYREDIEELHQSYHASFFQEGEEGEDNFDGYVDPMEGNELIPASSFGLKPRFLNFSKVAKRVDIKLLKSNLWDRLKQESIFQTSADKHANGLDRKSDSTEEYSENDENNSRETVCFSSVVHSIEGKYTKAERSDISTSFYFICLLHLANEHSFSIENNQDYTDLVIAN, encoded by the coding sequence ATGAGTGCAGGTGGAGTAGGAGGATCTATGTTAGGTAAGCGGTCCACCAATGTCACGGATTTCGAGATGTGGATCCGAATGGCTACAGATAACAAGATCAATGCCAAAAACTCTTGGGATTTTGCATTGATAGACTACTTTCACGATTTGTCCTTGCTAAGGGAAGGTAGAAGTATAAATTTCCAAAAGGCTTCGGCCACGCTTGATGGGTGTGTAAAAATCTACTCGTCGAGGGTGGACTCTGCAGCCAGTGAAACCAGTAGGTTGTTGACTGGCTTAGCATCATCAAAGACTTCAGATGAGGTTGAAGGACAAGTAAGAACAGACGAACAGAATGGAACCGAAGACGAAATTAGTgtaaaaagaagaaggagaacaGATAGAGTGGAAACAACCTTGGTAGGATCGTTTGAGGATATACGATCATCAGTTATTGAGAAGGAGTTATCTGTAGATCCTATCTTCAAGAGGGCTTTGTCCAATTTCGATGAAGGAGGATCCAAGAGTTTATTGCTTCACATTCTCAATATTGATAAGGTAGGAAGGGTTGCTTTCGACACGACATCCGATCCCAAGCTTGTCGAAAAAGGGATGAACCACTCGGAAGAAACCGTAGACAAGACTGATCTAGCAGATGACAGTCTTGATAGGCTAGAACGGTTTCTTTTCCAGGATGGATTTGAAGACACCATGATTTCACACAACATTTCCAGATTGCAAGAGGCTGTGGAAGATGTTTTCACGCAAGAAAATCTATTGGGAAGTATACTTCCTAAAGAATTTAAGGAAGATAACGATATTAATAACTACGATTTTCAGGATGATCTCgatgaaggtgaagaagatgaagtatCGGAAGAGTATGGATTACAGAACGCCATCACTGGAGTGATGAGCGAAGTTGACGTTAACAATACCATACAAAGAATATTTGATGACACTGAACTACCGTTTCAGGAAGATGATAAGGATATGGTTGGCGAACTGGTGGATATTCCTGATTACGAATTACTAGCGTATTTcgacaagaacttgaaaccTAGTTTATCTAACAAGAACCATTGGAAGAtatccaacttgaaaaggAATGTTCGCGAACTGGTCAAAAAGGGCCCAAAGTTGAATGTACCAAAACCTGAACAGAAACTCATTGACTTTGGtggtgaagaaattgatgaagacgacttgTTTGCTGATCCTGCTGCTCCTCCTGTATTACCCAAATCGCATAGAGAATCACGACATGTCTTAACAGAAGATTTTCAGTTCACAGCCAAGAGACTTATCAGTTTATTCACAAAGCCCATGCTCTTAAAAACATTCAATAAGAAGAGGATGGTGTACAGTAAAAAGACAACCGCATCCGAACTCTCTGTGCCCGCTGACGAAAACTACTGGTCCAATAGATaccaagaaagagaagaaatggaaaggTCTCGACTTATGGATGATGTATATagagaagatattgaagaactccACCAGTCGTACCATGCATCTTTTTTCCAGGAGGgtgaagaaggtgaagacaATTTCGATGGATATGTTGATCCTATGGAAGGAAACGAACTAAttccagcttcttctttcggGTTGAAACCAAGGTTTCTCAATTTTTCTAAGGTTGCAAAAAGGGTAGATATCAAGTTGCTTAAGTCCAACTTGTGGGATCGTCTAAAGCAAGAATCCATCTTCCAGACTTCTGCAGACAAACATGCTAATGGTTTGGACCGTAAAAGTGATAGTACGGAAGAATattctgaaaatgacgaAAATAACTCTCGTGAAACGGTATGTTTCAGCTCGGTGGTTCATTCTATAGAAGGAAAGTACACGAAGGCTGAACGGAGTGATATTTCAACGAGTTTCTACTTCATTTGTCTCCTTCACTTAGCGAACGAACATAGCTTTAGCATCGAAAATAATCAGGACTACACGGACTTGGTGATCGCAAATTAA
- a CDS encoding predicted protein encodes EDFMRAVILEWDEHLQSMKFVSDVLMYLNRVYVKEQKKLLIYDLGIELFKDNVIKHNHDEVGQKIVEIVITEITRNRRGEVITTTMYITKLINMLELLVESGGSADLQQYGENYYQTTFEPAFLGNSETFFYNFSQELVNYKLGSRYLREAAQFVKEEENRINFYLPSSTYPKLIDLMNNIIIKDKIDDIISLPYEQQGLSYWLQPVIGNIFEDKNDSHHFEELRILYQLIGRFADDFQLLRLRLKSNIISQGSQLPEFVKTSLQNAGEKKTTYNSTAFAIKWIDTVLRYREQIFKLSLESFQSDPIIEQTITYAMRDFINGNGNNRKNSPIVNAPELLSIYMDYHIKQKSKPSPSKDVNSDSTESIEFLRFIKDKDAFEANYANHFAKRFLNSKGTTQNGNANNKLGVDLEELILSRLGEEMGTTSLAKVIKMNKDIKSSKDTTSDWRKYTIKNQVPDLVELELKICNVTDWPKSMTKDYKSFSKSDTGEIQFIWPKKLRTTMGEFEEFWFSGKKNDNKSLYWSPKFGSMDMRITYPSRTYEINLSTYAGIIMLLFAPQSSNADGSMELTYNEIQELTGIPEADLKRHLQSIAVAPRSRLLVKSPMTKEVNDDDVFRLNESFKSPSIKVKVLTVSAASSVAPTRSKPKTEQEEEAEEVQSNIAEGRKIEVNAAIVRIMKSRHTIRHNELIEELIKQLQNRFQPSILLIKQRIEDLIEKEYLKRDEEERNLYHYVA; translated from the exons GAGGACTTCATGAGAGCCGTGATTCTCGAATGGGACGAACATTTACAGCTGATGAAGTTTGTCAGCGACGTTCTCATGTATTTGAATCGTGTGTATGTAAAGGAGCAGAAAAAGTTGCTCATCTATGACTTGGGAATAGAGCTTTTCAAAGACAATGTTATAAAGCACAACCACGACGAAGTGGGCCAAAAAATCGTTGAAATAGTAATCACAGAAATTACACGCAACCGTAGAGGCGAGGTAATCACAACGACGATGTATATAACGAAACTTATCAATATGCTTGAGTTGTTGGTGGAGTCTGGCGGTTCTGCGGATCTACAGCAATATGGTGAAAACTACTACCAGACTACTTTTGAACCGGCATTTCTCGGAAATTCAGAAACTTTCTTCTATAACTTCTCTCAGGAGCTAGTAAACTACAAGTTGGGCTCGCGATACCTTCGTGAAGCCGCTCAGTTTGTcaaggaagaggaaaacagaatcaacttctacctaccttcttcaacgtaCCCTAAACTCATAGACCTCATGAACAACATCATTATCAAAGACAAAATCGACGACATAATCTCACTACCTTACGAGCAACAAGGACTTTCCTACTGGTTGCAGCCAGTGATAGGAAATatctttgaagacaaaAATGACAGTCATCACTTCGAGGAGCTAAGAATATTGTACCAGTTAATAGGACGGTTTGCGGATGATTTCCAGCTTCTTCGATTACGGTTGAAATCGAACATCATCTCTCAAGGATCACAGCTTCCAGAGTTTGTCAAAACCTCTCTCCAGAATGCtggagaaaagaaaactaCCTACAATTCCACCGCGTTTGCCATCAAATGGATAGATACGGTATTGAGATATCGAGAACAAATATTCAAGTTGCTGTTGGAGTCATTCCAACTGGATCCAATTATTGAGCAGACTATCACATATGCCATGCGTGATTTCATCAATGGCAATGGCAACAACAGGAAAAACTCACCCATAGTCAATGCGCCAGAGCTCTTGTCCATTTACATGGATTATCATATAAAGCAAAAAAGTAAGCCCTCACCTTCGAAAGACGTGAATTCAGACCTGACAGAA TCTATTGAGTTCTTACGGTTTATCAAGGACAAGGATGCATTTGAAGCAAACTACGCCAATCATTTTGCTAAACGATTTTTGAATTCTAAGGGGACTACCCAGAACGGAAATGCAAACAATAAATTAGGCGTCGATTTGGAGGAATTAATACTCTCAAGATTAGGTGAGGAAATGGGAACAACGTCGTTGGCTAAGGTAATAAAGATGAACAAGGACATAAAACTGTCGAAGGACACCACCTCCGATTGGAGGAAATATACTATCAAAAATCAGGTGCCTGATTtggttgaacttgaatTAAAAATCTGCAATGTCACTGATTGGCCCAAATCTATGACGAAGGACTACAAGTCATTTTCCAAGAGCGACACTGGCGAAATTCAATTCATATGGCCCAAGAAGTTGCGTACTACTATGGgtgaatttgaagagttcTGGTTCTCGGGCAAGAAGAACGACAATAAATCCTTGTATTGGAGTCCTAAGTTTGGTTCCATGGATATGAGAATTACATATCCTTCCAGAACTTACGAAATCAATTTGTCTACATATGCTGGGATTATCATGTTACTTTTTGCTCCTCAGTCTTCCAATGCGGACGGATCCATG gaattaACATACAACgaaattcaagaacttaCAGGGATACCCGAGGCGGATCTCAAGAGACACTTGCAATCGATCGCAGTTGCTCCTAGACTGAGGTTGTTGGTGAAACTGCCAATGACAAAGGAAGTCAATGACGATGACGTCTTTAGATTGAATGAGAGCTTCAAATCGCCTTCAATAAAGGTGAAGGTATTAACAGTTTCTGCAGCTTCTTCAGTAGCACCAACAAGATCCAAACCGAAGACAGAACAGGAAGAGGaggcagaagaagttcagaGCAATATTGCTGAGGGCCGGAAGATTGAAGTCAATGCTGCTATTGTTCGTATCATGAAGTCAAGACATACAATTCGACACAACGAGcttattgaagaactcatcaagcagttgcaaaatcgaTTCCAGCCactgatcttgttgatcaagcAACGCATAGAGGACTTGatagaaaaagaatacttgaagagagatgaagaggaaagaaACTTGTACCACTATGTGGCATAG
- the GRP2.3 gene encoding osmotic stress induced protein (Similar to NADPH-dependent methylglyoxal reductase GRE2), with amino-acid sequence MSKTTVFITGATGFVAQNTIVELLSRGYSVVGSVRSEEKGEMLKTYFGDNFQYVVVAGFENKGAFDVALKQHPEVTVFLHTASPVSFGTEDLERDVLIPAIEGTRNALQSVHEHAPQVKRVVVTSSAVTLSNFSDVSDPKFKANEDLWYGVTYEEGSKNPSIAYTASKVFAEKAAWEFVETNKPNFSLSTILPPYVFGPQAQDESAKGQLNISAEFVAAVYRLSKIDKVPEVFGPFVDVRDVAKAHVIAFENDEAKGKRIITYSGRFHSQTILNIIRDNFADLRDKLPVGIPSNGDVSESVAWDDQKSKKILGFEFIDIEKTVIDTVNQLIRANK; translated from the coding sequence ATGTCCAAAACTACAGTTTTCATCACTGGTGCCACCGGCTTTGTAGCCCAAAATACGATTGTGGAGCTTCTCTCCAGAGGATACAGTGTTGTCGGTTCAGTTAGATCGGAAGAGAAGGGTGAAATGTTGAAGACTTACTTTGGTGATAACTTCCAGTACGTTGTCGTGGCTGGGTTTGAGAATAAGGGAGCCTTTGATGTAGCCTTAAAGCAACATCCTGAAGTAACCGTCTTTTTGCATACTGCTTCCCCAGTTAGTTTTGGTACTGAAGATTTGGAGAGGGACGTCTTGATTCCTGCTATCGAGGGTACAAGAAATGCATTGCAATCTGTGCACGAACATGCTCCTCAGGTCAAGAGAGTGGTCGTCACCAGTTCTGCTGTTACTTTGAGCAACTTCTCTGATGTCTCTGATCCTAAATTCAAGGCAAACGAGGACTTGTGGTACGGTGTTACTTACGAAGAGGGTTCGAAGAACCCCTCAATTGCTTATACAGCTTCTAAAGTATTTGCCGAAAAGGCTGCCTGGGAATTTGTTGAAACCAATAAACCAAACTTCTCTCTTTCAACCATCCTTCCTCCATATGTCTTTGGCCCTCAGGCACAGGATGAGTCTGCCAAAGGTCAATTGAACATTTCAGCTGAatttgttgctgctgtctACCGTTTGTCCAAGATTGATAAAGTTCCTGAAGTATTCGGTCCTTTCGTTGATGTCAGAGATGTGGCTAAGGCTCATGTTATTGCATTCGAGAACGATGAAGCCAAGGGCAAGAGAATCATTACTTACTCAGGAAGATTCCACCTGCAAACAATCTTGAACATCATCAGAGACAACTTTGCCGATCTTCGTGATAAATTGCCCGTTGGTATTCCTTCCAATGGTGACGTCTCCGAGTCTGTTGCATGGGACGACcagaaatcgaagaagattttAGGATTCGAGTTCATTGATATCGAGAAGACTGTTATCGATACTGTCAATCAATTGATCAGAGCCAATAAATAA
- the LEU1 gene encoding 3-isopropylmalate dehydratase (3-isopropylmalate dehydratase [KO:K01702]), with protein sequence MAPRTLYDKVFEDHIVHKDESGSYLLYIDRHLVHEVTSPQAFEGLKNAGRPVRRTDCTLATVDHNIPTISRVNFKNVSSFIDQDDSRLQVETLEQNVKDFDVTYFGMDDSRQGIVHIVGPEQGFTLPGTTVVCGDSHTSTHGAFGALAFGIGTSEVEHVLATQTIIQAKSKNMRISVEGDLSEGITSKDLVLHVIGVIGTAGGTGCVIEFAGKAIESLSMEARMSICNMAIEAGARAGMIKPDQTTFDYISGRPLAPKGAELEKALAYWKTLHSDEGAHFDYDIKIAASDIVPTITWGNSPQDALPITASVPDPAHVTDPIKKSGMERALKYQGLTPNTRLVDIKIDKAFIGSCTNARIEDLRAAAKVAKGHKKADNVKLVLIVPGSGLIKAQAEKEGLDKIFEAAGFSWREAGCSMCLGMNPDILDPEERCASTSNRNFEGRQGARSRTHLMSPAMAAAAAIKGHFTDIREFDYDTSDEPAVHIEHEVEDKLLQDAVYEHEKEVIEDTPGTEQERLYDIPKEPESKKAKTAAPSGGIDKFGVLTGITAPLDKANVDTDAIIPKQFLKTIKRTGLKSGLFYEARYVKDPVTGKDVETDFVLNVEPYRKAEILLVTGDNFGCGSSREHAPWALKDFGIKCMIAPSFGDIFYNNSFKNGLLPIRIPADVIQSTLYPVVTAGHKLTIDLPAQQIRDGETDEVLVDHFDVEEFRKHCLVNGLDDIGLTLQKEEFISKYEAVRREKFSFLEGGSKLIKPIKGTKKSIYGVKAQEW encoded by the coding sequence ATGGCACCCAGAACATTATACGACAAGGTCTTTGAAGACCATATTGTCCACAAGGACGAATCTGGATCGTATCTCTTATACATAGACAGACATTTAGTTCACGAAGTGACATCTCCACAGGCTTTTGAAGGTTTGAAGAATGCTGGAAGACCTGTCAGAAGAACCGATTGTACTTTAGCAACTGTTGACCACAATATCCCCACTATTTCTCgtgtcaacttcaagaacgtCAGTTCGTTCATAGACCAGGACGATTCAAGATTACAAGTGGAAACCTTGGAACAGAACGTCAAGGACTTTGACGTGACCTATTTTGGCATGGACGATTCCAGACAGGGTATTGTTCACATTGTCGGCCCAGAACAAGGGTTCACTTTGCCTGGTACCACAGTTGTTTGTGGTGACTCTCACACTTCTACCCATGGTGCCTTCGGGGCTTTGGCTTTCGGAATTGGTACCTCTGAAGTCGAGCATGTCTTGGCAACCCAGACGATTATCCAGGCCAAGTCTAAGAACATGAGAATCTCTGTAGAGGGTGATTTGTCCGAAGGAATCACTTCTAAGGACTTGGTCTTGCATGTCATTGGTGTCATTGGTACTGCCGGTGGTACTGGTTGTGTCATCGAGTTTGCTGGTAAGGCAATTGAAAGTTTGTCAATGGAAGCCAGAATGTCCATCTGCAACATGGCTATTGAAGCCGGAGCACGTGCTGGTATGATCAAGCCAGATCAGACTACCTTTGACTACATCAGTGGTAGACCATTAGCTCCTAAGGGAGCTGAATTAGAGAAAGCATTGGCTTACTGGAAAACTTTGCATTCTGATGAAGGTGCTCATTTTGATTACGACATCAAGATCGCTGCTTCAGATATCGTGCCTACAATCACATGGGGTAACTCACCTCAGGATGCCCTCCCTATCACTGCCAGTGTTCCAGACCCAGCACATGTGACTGACCCTATCAAGAAATCAGGTATGGAAAGAGCCTTGAAGTACCAGGGCTTAACTCCTAACACCCGTTTGGTAGATATCAAGATTGACAAGGCCTTTATTGGTTCGTGTACTAACGCCCGTATCGAGGACTTGAGAGCTGCTGCCAAGGTCGCTAAGGGCCACAAGAAGGCTGACAACGTCAAGTTGGTTCTTATCGTTCCTGGATCTGGATTGATCAAAGCCCAGGCTGAGAAGGAAGGTTTGgacaagatctttgaaGCTGCTGGTTTCTCGTGGAGAGAAGCCGGTTGTTCGATGTGTCTTGGTATGAACCCAGATATTTTAGATCCTGAAGAGAGATGTGCTTCTACGTCTAACAGAAACTTCGAGGGTCGTCAAGGTGCTCGTTCCAGAACACATTTGATGTCTCCTGCCatggctgctgctgctgctatcAAAGGTCACTTCACTGATATCCGTGAATTCGACTACGATACATCTGATGAACCTGCTGTTCACATTGAACACGAAGTCGAAGACaaacttctccaagatgCTGTGTACGAACACGAAAAGGAAGTCATTGAAGACACTCCAGGAACAGAACAGGAAAGACTTTATGACATTCCTAAGGAACCAGAATCCAAGAAGGCCAAGACTGCTGCTCCATCTGGAGGAATTGACAAGTTTGGTGTTCTCACTGGTATTACTGCTCCTTTGGACAAAGCTAACGTCGACACTGATGCTATCATTCCTAAGCAGTTCTTGAAGACCATTAAGAGAACTGGTTTGAAGTCAGGTTTATTCTACGAAGCCAGATACGTGAAGGACCCTGTAACTGGCAAAGACGTTGAAACAGACTTTGTTTTGAACGTAGAGCCATACCGTAAGGCTGAGATCTTGTTAGTCACTGGTGACAACTTTGGGTGTGGTTCTTCGAGAGAACACGCTCCATGGGCTCTCAAGGACTTTGGTATCAAGTGTATGATTGCCCCATCCTTTGGTGATATCTTCTACAATAATTCGTTCAAGAACGGTTTGTTGCCCATTAGAATTCCTGCTGATGTGATTCAATCCACTTTATATCCTGTCGTCACTGCTGGCCACAAATTGACTATCGACTTGCCTGCCCAGCAAATTAGAGATGGAGAAACCGACGAAGTCTTGGTGGACCACTTTGACGTCGAAGAATTCAGAAAGCATTGCTTAGTTAATGGTTTGGACGATATTGGCTTGACCTTACAGAAGGAAGAGTTCATCAGCAAGTACGAAGCTGTCAGAAGAGAGAAGTTCTCCTTCTTAGAAGGTGGCTCCAAGTTAATCAAGCCTATCAAAGGTACCAAGAAGTCTATCTATGGTGTCAAAGCACAAGAATGGTGA